Proteins co-encoded in one Nonomuraea helvata genomic window:
- a CDS encoding TetR/AcrR family transcriptional regulator yields the protein MARSKEFDPEVVLQKALELFWERGYEATSMADLVEHLGIARASIYATFGGKHELYLKALERYLEQHNVVERLSRPGPALPAVRAFLDSYVAECLADEQRRGCMVVNTAVEFASRDAAVSRKVTESWAGLETMLAATLVRARAQGEIPPEKDPYALARFLLVLLQGLRVLGRADPDPRRLRDAVEQAMVAVQI from the coding sequence GTGGCGAGAAGCAAGGAGTTCGATCCCGAGGTCGTGTTGCAGAAGGCGCTCGAGCTGTTCTGGGAGCGCGGGTACGAGGCCACGTCGATGGCGGACCTCGTGGAGCACCTCGGGATCGCTCGGGCGAGCATCTACGCGACCTTCGGCGGCAAGCACGAGCTCTACCTGAAGGCGCTGGAGCGCTACCTGGAGCAGCACAACGTGGTCGAGCGGCTGTCCCGGCCGGGGCCCGCGCTGCCCGCCGTCCGGGCCTTCCTCGACTCGTACGTCGCGGAGTGCCTGGCCGACGAGCAGCGGCGGGGCTGCATGGTGGTGAACACGGCGGTGGAGTTCGCCTCGCGCGACGCCGCCGTGTCCCGCAAGGTGACGGAGAGCTGGGCGGGGCTGGAGACCATGCTGGCCGCCACCCTGGTCAGGGCGCGCGCCCAAGGGGAGATCCCGCCGGAGAAGGACCCGTACGCGCTGGCCAGGTTCCTGCTCGTGCTCCTTCAGGGCCTCAGGGTGCTCGGCAGGGCCGATCCGGACCCGCGCCGACTGCGTGACGCGGTCGAACAAGCCATGGTTGCCGTGCAAATTTGA
- a CDS encoding YbaB/EbfC family nucleoid-associated protein, with amino-acid sequence MPVPAPEQDAAFLAEYTKRCQEVIRDLHAAQTAIGQLEGRAESADGLVSATANGQGRVTGLNIDPRALRMNERELSRVVTAVLQTAQADATRQAQEIADEASRRADALPEPLDETFVRARGEQAIRDLI; translated from the coding sequence ATGCCTGTACCCGCACCAGAGCAAGACGCGGCATTCCTGGCCGAGTACACGAAACGCTGTCAGGAGGTGATTCGTGACCTGCACGCGGCGCAGACGGCGATCGGCCAGCTCGAGGGGCGGGCGGAGAGCGCCGACGGTCTGGTGTCGGCGACCGCCAACGGTCAGGGCCGGGTGACGGGGCTGAACATCGACCCGCGGGCGCTGCGAATGAACGAGCGGGAACTCAGCCGCGTGGTGACCGCGGTGCTCCAGACGGCCCAGGCCGACGCCACACGGCAGGCGCAGGAGATCGCGGACGAGGCGTCGAGGCGCGCCGACGCCCTCCCCGAGCCGCTCGACGAGACCTTCGTCCGCGCACGCGGCGAGCAGGCCATCCGCGATCTGATCTAA
- a CDS encoding type II toxin-antitoxin system PemK/MazF family toxin, whose product MNAAPNIVPVRGRIYRADLGFGLKPWLVVSNNARNNAIDDCLVARITTTRRDLPSWAALRAGDPLAGYVNCDDLGPLYRDQIVADLGALSMPTMMDVGRALQHALAL is encoded by the coding sequence GTGAACGCTGCCCCCAATATCGTCCCCGTCCGCGGCCGGATTTATCGAGCCGATCTCGGTTTCGGGCTTAAGCCATGGCTCGTGGTCTCCAACAATGCCCGCAACAACGCCATCGATGATTGCCTGGTAGCGCGGATCACCACCACTCGCCGCGATCTGCCATCCTGGGCCGCCCTGCGCGCTGGTGACCCACTCGCCGGCTACGTCAACTGCGACGACCTTGGCCCTCTGTACCGAGACCAGATCGTCGCCGATCTAGGGGCGCTCTCGATGCCCACGATGATGGACGTCGGCCGGGCGCTACAGCACGCCTTGGCTCTTTGA
- a CDS encoding transposase: protein MRWRRADFNAQAAHRLTRRYGHVVIEDLDTKGMSAAVKPKPDPGRPGRFLRNGAAAKSGLNKAILDKGWYGLEVALRAKARYTGSVIHKIDPAYTSQTCPEPACGKVDEKSRKSQAIFSCTSCGHTGHADIVGARNIKAKGQAAGLVVSGRGDPSGSAKRQAPRSTARAAQAARAAA, encoded by the coding sequence GTGCGGTGGCGGCGCGCTGACTTCAACGCCCAAGCCGCGCACCGGCTCACCCGCAGGTACGGGCACGTGGTCATCGAAGACCTGGACACCAAGGGCATGAGCGCGGCCGTCAAGCCCAAGCCCGACCCCGGCCGACCGGGCAGGTTCCTGCGCAACGGCGCGGCCGCGAAATCCGGGCTCAACAAGGCGATTCTCGACAAGGGCTGGTACGGCCTGGAAGTCGCTCTGCGCGCCAAGGCGCGCTACACCGGCAGCGTCATCCATAAGATCGACCCCGCGTACACGTCCCAGACGTGCCCGGAACCTGCGTGCGGGAAGGTAGACGAGAAGAGCCGCAAGAGCCAAGCGATCTTCTCCTGCACTTCTTGCGGGCACACCGGGCACGCCGACATCGTCGGGGCCAGGAACATCAAGGCCAAAGGACAGGCGGCCGGGCTGGTCGTCTCAGGGCGTGGAGACCCATCTGGGTCCGCGAAACGTCAAGCACCCCGTTCCACAGCACGAGCCGCGCAAGCGGCACGAGCTGCCGCATAG
- a CDS encoding YbaB/EbfC family nucleoid-associated protein, with protein sequence MFHPENDFGVRDVDGPAREGAQMLDALEATQEDIDKIVGTAKGRSGHVEASVNPEGSVLNVSLAPRALRMSSHDLGEEVVAALDLAYADADRQVDALLSEALPGFDLEQAAADLQRIIGDWR encoded by the coding sequence GTGTTCCATCCGGAGAACGACTTCGGCGTCCGGGACGTGGACGGGCCCGCCCGCGAGGGCGCGCAGATGCTGGACGCGTTGGAGGCGACCCAAGAGGACATCGACAAGATCGTCGGTACGGCCAAGGGCCGGTCGGGCCACGTCGAGGCGTCCGTGAATCCCGAAGGCAGCGTGCTGAATGTCTCCCTCGCCCCCCGCGCCCTACGCATGAGCAGCCATGACCTGGGGGAGGAGGTCGTGGCGGCCCTCGACCTGGCATACGCCGACGCCGACCGCCAGGTCGACGCCCTCCTGAGCGAGGCCCTTCCCGGGTTCGACCTGGAGCAGGCCGCCGCCGACCTCCAGCGCATCATCGGCGACTGGCGCTGA
- a CDS encoding molecular chaperone GrpE, protein MSVRKSVPMGPEDVNTLERMHAPVSPERQALAQLTGQELSASASDAEILAALVRAGRDAVTHQVAATGYAAWAAEMDDEDHAYRTARRGWDRGNAMGGGTRA, encoded by the coding sequence ATGAGTGTTCGCAAGAGCGTCCCGATGGGACCTGAGGATGTCAACACTCTGGAGCGCATGCACGCTCCTGTCAGCCCCGAGCGCCAGGCCCTGGCGCAGCTCACCGGCCAGGAGTTGAGCGCCAGCGCCTCAGACGCAGAGATCCTCGCCGCGTTGGTCCGCGCAGGACGGGATGCCGTCACTCATCAGGTGGCAGCCACCGGGTATGCGGCGTGGGCGGCCGAGATGGACGACGAGGACCACGCTTACCGCACCGCTCGCCGTGGCTGGGACCGCGGCAACGCGATGGGCGGTGGAACGCGAGCGTGA
- a CDS encoding SDR family NAD(P)-dependent oxidoreductase, with protein MNRFEGKVAVVTGATGVLGRAAALAYAREGAAVLAAGRDAAKLADVVKLIEEEGGRASAFAVDVTSSAEVAAMVEAALARYGGLHVALNAAGIFGMLAPLADYDEDTWDQVLAVNLKGVFLSMKHEIEHMRAYGGGVIVNVSSNLGAHWRLPGAAAYAASKAGVSFLTRTAARDHIADGVRINAVSPGPIDSPMSMRPGETPEQRDERMKGALPIGRVATPEEVAAAALWLSSPESSFVVGQDHVIDGGATA; from the coding sequence ATGAACCGTTTCGAAGGCAAGGTCGCTGTGGTCACCGGTGCGACCGGCGTCCTGGGGCGTGCCGCCGCGCTGGCGTACGCGCGAGAGGGCGCGGCGGTGCTGGCCGCAGGCCGCGACGCCGCCAAGCTGGCCGACGTCGTGAAGCTGATCGAGGAGGAGGGCGGCCGGGCGAGCGCGTTCGCCGTGGACGTCACCAGCTCGGCCGAGGTAGCCGCCATGGTCGAAGCGGCGCTCGCCCGGTACGGCGGGCTCCACGTCGCGCTCAACGCGGCCGGGATCTTCGGCATGCTGGCGCCGCTGGCCGACTACGACGAGGACACCTGGGACCAGGTGCTCGCGGTGAACCTCAAGGGCGTGTTCCTGTCGATGAAGCACGAGATCGAGCACATGCGCGCGTACGGCGGGGGCGTCATCGTCAACGTCTCCTCCAACCTAGGCGCGCACTGGCGGCTGCCCGGTGCGGCCGCGTACGCCGCCTCGAAGGCCGGGGTGAGCTTCCTGACCCGCACGGCGGCCCGTGACCACATCGCCGACGGGGTACGGATCAACGCCGTCAGCCCCGGCCCGATCGACTCGCCCATGTCGATGCGCCCCGGCGAGACCCCGGAGCAGCGGGACGAGCGCATGAAGGGCGCGCTGCCGATCGGCCGGGTCGCCACGCCGGAGGAGGTCGCCGCCGCGGCGCTCTGGCTGTCGTCGCCGGAGTCGAGTTTCGTCGTCGGCCAGGACCACGTGATCGACGGCGGCGCCACTGCCTGA
- a CDS encoding sensor histidine kinase, with product MDGVRPRPIDAVAALVAGGLTLATGYTGPVLVVLLAAAVPVLWMRRMPLTVAWTSAGTAVALLVLAVAVGVPPPAGALIWPPTCAFAAYGAMAYAGERRRAAQRWLPVIVLALAVLAVPDRLPLILRTDTAIALAALYGMYVAVSERLRRELAERAERLERERLAGEMHDVVTHRVSRMVLQAGVLAMTSGDERARAVAEELRATGGEALEELRHMVLLLRRGTGEGFDLGLPLPDLRPLVTESAQAGVPVELAVDGTPVPVAGCVGRTAYLLVQEALANVRKHAPGAEVRVLVRYLPGSVRITVRNTPGRPAAWIASGGPGMGLLDLRQRVELAGGTLEAGEDDDGGFRVEAVLPAS from the coding sequence GTGGACGGTGTCCGTCCGCGGCCCATCGACGCGGTCGCGGCCCTCGTCGCTGGGGGCTTGACGCTGGCGACCGGTTACACCGGTCCGGTCCTCGTGGTCCTGCTGGCGGCGGCGGTGCCGGTGCTGTGGATGCGCAGGATGCCGCTCACCGTCGCCTGGACCAGTGCGGGCACGGCGGTCGCCCTCCTCGTGCTGGCGGTGGCCGTGGGCGTGCCGCCGCCGGCCGGGGCGCTGATCTGGCCGCCCACGTGCGCGTTCGCCGCGTACGGCGCGATGGCGTACGCGGGGGAGCGCCGGCGTGCCGCCCAGCGGTGGCTGCCGGTGATCGTCCTGGCCCTCGCCGTCCTGGCCGTCCCCGACCGGCTCCCCCTGATCCTCCGCACCGACACGGCGATCGCGCTGGCCGCTCTCTACGGCATGTACGTGGCCGTCAGCGAACGTCTGCGCCGCGAACTGGCCGAGCGGGCCGAGCGGCTGGAGCGCGAGCGGCTGGCGGGTGAGATGCACGACGTGGTCACCCACCGGGTCAGCCGGATGGTGCTGCAGGCCGGAGTCCTGGCCATGACGTCGGGCGACGAGCGTGCCAGGGCGGTCGCCGAGGAGTTACGCGCCACCGGGGGCGAGGCGCTGGAGGAGCTGCGTCACATGGTGCTGCTGCTCCGGCGCGGCACAGGAGAGGGGTTCGACCTGGGGCTGCCCCTGCCCGACCTGCGGCCGCTGGTCACGGAGTCGGCGCAGGCGGGGGTCCCGGTGGAGCTGGCGGTGGACGGGACGCCGGTGCCCGTGGCCGGCTGTGTGGGGCGTACCGCGTACCTGCTGGTCCAGGAGGCCCTCGCGAACGTCCGCAAGCACGCGCCCGGCGCGGAGGTGCGGGTGCTGGTCCGTTACCTCCCCGGATCGGTACGGATCACCGTCCGCAACACCCCTGGCCGGCCGGCCGCCTGGATCGCATCCGGCGGGCCTGGCATGGGGCTGCTGGATCTGCGGCAGCGGGTGGAGCTGGCCGGCGGCACCCTGGAGGCCGGCGAGGACGACGACGGAGGCTTCCGCGTCGAGGCCGTCCTGCCGGCCTCGTAG
- a CDS encoding family 10 glycosylhydrolase, whose protein sequence is MTALVRTVLAALTAALVSIVAPTASPAAAMACATDPATPKRQLRAMWISSVANIDWPSRTGLSASAQQAEFRAWLDLAVQKRMNAVVVQIRPTADAFWPSPYEPWSQWLTGTQGGNPGYDPLAFMVNEAHARNLEFHAWFNPYRVANNDDPSKLVSTHPARQHPDWRFAYGGKLYYNPGIPEVRDFIEDAIMDAVSKYDVDGVHLDDYFYPYPVSGQTIPDSAAYAQYGGSFTNVGDWRRNNVNLLVRELDQRIHAAKPHVSFGISPFGIWRNAATDPLGSRTSGLQSYDAIYADSRQWVKQGWVDYLSPQIYWNIGYSAAAYEVLTAWWSDVVRGTGVQLVVGQAAYRAGASGQDAAWQDPAELSDHLTDNRQHPEVVGDIFFSAKDVKADRIGAITKLVNTHYSRPALLPARGSSAAPSAPALTSAVQGSNGVQLAWTGSGTSYAVYRVAGAQSTADPCFFADARNLITTTRQTSFTDTTAASGSYTYYVTALTGTHQESSPSAGKAVGGGGSAFSVVVDNSDAGFTAGSNWGTSTYSSQLHGIDYRFANPVSASDPAWYQATIPSAGSYRVEVWYPANSGYNSATPYIVAASGGNQTVTVDQRSGGGQWRVLGTYTLAAGTYNVVGVSRWTSTTGYVIADAVRITKT, encoded by the coding sequence GTGACCGCGCTCGTGCGTACCGTACTGGCGGCCCTCACCGCCGCACTCGTCAGCATCGTGGCCCCCACCGCCTCCCCAGCCGCCGCCATGGCCTGCGCGACCGATCCCGCCACCCCGAAGCGGCAGCTCAGGGCCATGTGGATCTCATCGGTCGCGAACATCGACTGGCCCAGCCGCACCGGGCTGAGCGCTTCGGCGCAGCAGGCCGAGTTCCGCGCCTGGCTGGACCTGGCCGTCCAGAAACGCATGAACGCCGTCGTGGTGCAGATCAGGCCCACGGCCGACGCGTTCTGGCCGTCACCGTACGAGCCCTGGTCGCAGTGGCTGACCGGCACCCAGGGCGGGAACCCCGGGTACGACCCGCTGGCCTTCATGGTCAACGAGGCTCACGCCCGCAACCTGGAGTTCCACGCCTGGTTCAACCCGTACCGGGTCGCCAACAACGACGACCCGAGCAAGCTCGTGTCCACGCATCCGGCCCGGCAGCACCCCGACTGGCGCTTCGCGTACGGCGGGAAGCTCTACTACAACCCCGGCATCCCCGAGGTGCGGGACTTCATCGAGGACGCGATCATGGACGCCGTCTCCAAGTACGACGTGGACGGCGTGCACCTCGACGACTACTTCTACCCCTATCCGGTGAGCGGCCAGACCATCCCCGACTCCGCCGCGTACGCCCAGTACGGCGGCTCGTTCACCAACGTCGGCGACTGGCGGCGCAACAACGTCAACCTGCTCGTCCGCGAGCTCGACCAGCGCATCCACGCGGCCAAGCCGCACGTGTCGTTCGGGATCAGCCCGTTCGGCATCTGGCGCAACGCCGCGACGGACCCGCTCGGCTCGCGTACCTCGGGGCTGCAGTCGTACGACGCGATCTACGCCGACAGCAGGCAATGGGTGAAGCAGGGCTGGGTGGACTACCTGTCGCCCCAGATCTACTGGAACATCGGTTACTCCGCGGCCGCGTACGAGGTGCTCACCGCCTGGTGGTCCGACGTGGTCCGGGGGACCGGCGTGCAGCTCGTCGTCGGCCAGGCCGCCTACCGCGCCGGGGCCTCCGGGCAGGACGCGGCCTGGCAGGACCCGGCGGAGCTGAGCGACCACCTGACCGACAACCGGCAGCATCCCGAGGTGGTCGGTGACATCTTCTTCAGCGCCAAGGACGTCAAGGCCGACCGGATCGGGGCGATCACCAAGCTGGTGAACACCCACTACTCGCGGCCCGCGCTGTTACCGGCCCGGGGTTCGTCGGCCGCGCCGTCCGCGCCCGCGCTCACCTCGGCCGTCCAGGGCTCGAACGGCGTCCAGCTCGCGTGGACGGGCTCGGGCACGTCGTACGCGGTGTACCGGGTGGCCGGGGCACAGTCCACGGCGGACCCGTGCTTCTTCGCCGACGCCCGGAACCTGATCACCACGACCCGGCAGACGTCCTTCACGGACACGACCGCCGCGTCCGGGTCCTACACGTACTACGTGACAGCGCTCACCGGGACCCACCAGGAGAGCTCGCCCAGCGCGGGCAAGGCGGTGGGAGGAGGAGGCTCCGCCTTCAGCGTGGTGGTCGACAACTCCGACGCGGGCTTCACCGCCGGCTCGAACTGGGGCACGTCCACCTACTCCTCGCAGCTGCACGGCATCGACTACCGCTTCGCCAATCCGGTCTCGGCCAGCGACCCCGCCTGGTATCAGGCGACCATTCCGAGCGCCGGGAGCTATCGGGTGGAGGTGTGGTATCCGGCCAACTCCGGGTACAACAGCGCGACCCCGTACATCGTCGCGGCCTCCGGCGGCAACCAGACGGTCACCGTGGACCAGCGCAGCGGCGGCGGGCAGTGGCGGGTGCTGGGGACGTACACGCTGGCGGCGGGCACGTACAACGTGGTCGGGGTGAGCCGCTGGACCTCCACGACGGGCTACGTGATCGCCGACGCCGTACGCATCACCAAGACATAG
- a CDS encoding N-acetylmuramoyl-L-alanine amidase, with product MTPARTGLAALATSTLAALLISAGQPALAVTKDSPLQAAFAKAAAAQDVPRDLLVSLAYAETHLDGHKGQPSASNGYGVMHLVSNPTNHSLEKAAELTKLPVDKLKADDEANILGGAAVLRAQADALGLDETARKDVGRWYQAVAKYGNASSPETARLYADAVYEQLGLGIDTSGVRVKPQEVTADRGDLATAPQLNAQAQVASADYPPASWVAASSSNYTASSRPSSYAIDRVIIHVTQGSYAGTISWFQNSSAQVSAHYVVRSSDGAITQMVREKDIAWHAGNWTYNTRSIGIEHEGYVSQASWFTDAMYRASAALTRAICDKYGIPKDRTHIIGHVEVPGSDHTDPGPYWNWTTYMNYVTGGSTPSWSTTIDNSTSGQFTASTNWGTSTYSSQRYGADYRFADPLATSDPAWYSATIPSAGTYRVEVWYPDDPGYNSSAPYIVAASGGNQTVYVDQRSGGGAWKSLGTFSLNAGTYNAVGVSRWTSGTGLVIADAVRISRV from the coding sequence ATGACCCCCGCCCGTACGGGATTAGCCGCTCTCGCTACCTCAACCCTCGCCGCCCTTCTCATCTCCGCAGGCCAGCCCGCGCTGGCGGTGACCAAGGACAGCCCGCTCCAAGCCGCTTTCGCCAAGGCGGCGGCCGCGCAGGACGTGCCCCGCGACCTGCTCGTCTCGCTCGCCTACGCCGAGACCCACCTCGACGGGCACAAGGGCCAGCCCAGTGCCAGCAACGGCTACGGCGTCATGCACCTGGTCAGTAACCCGACCAACCACTCGCTCGAGAAGGCCGCCGAGCTCACCAAGCTCCCGGTCGACAAGCTGAAGGCCGACGACGAGGCGAACATCCTCGGCGGCGCGGCCGTGCTGCGTGCCCAGGCCGACGCGCTGGGCCTCGACGAGACGGCCAGGAAGGACGTCGGCCGCTGGTACCAGGCCGTGGCCAAGTACGGCAACGCCTCCTCGCCCGAGACGGCCCGGCTCTACGCCGACGCCGTGTACGAGCAGCTCGGCCTCGGCATCGACACCAGCGGCGTGCGGGTCAAGCCACAGGAGGTCACCGCCGACCGCGGCGACCTCGCCACGGCCCCCCAGCTGAACGCGCAGGCCCAGGTGGCCAGCGCCGACTACCCGCCGGCGTCCTGGGTGGCCGCCAGCTCCAGCAACTACACCGCCTCCAGCCGGCCGTCGAGCTACGCCATCGACCGGGTGATCATCCACGTCACCCAGGGCTCGTACGCCGGCACCATCTCCTGGTTCCAGAACTCCAGCGCGCAGGTCTCGGCCCACTACGTGGTCAGGTCCTCCGACGGCGCCATCACCCAGATGGTGCGTGAGAAGGACATCGCCTGGCACGCCGGCAACTGGACCTACAACACCAGGTCCATCGGCATCGAGCACGAGGGCTATGTCAGCCAGGCCTCGTGGTTCACCGACGCGATGTACCGGGCATCGGCGGCCCTGACCAGGGCAATCTGCGACAAGTACGGCATCCCCAAGGACCGCACCCACATCATCGGGCACGTCGAGGTGCCCGGTTCCGACCACACCGACCCGGGCCCGTACTGGAACTGGACCACGTACATGAACTACGTGACCGGTGGCAGCACCCCGTCGTGGTCCACGACCATCGACAACAGCACCTCCGGCCAGTTCACCGCCAGCACGAACTGGGGCACCTCCACCTACTCCAGCCAGCGCTACGGCGCCGACTACCGCTTCGCCGACCCCCTCGCCACCAGCGACCCGGCGTGGTACTCGGCCACCATCCCCAGCGCGGGCACGTACCGGGTCGAGGTCTGGTATCCGGACGATCCCGGATACAACAGCTCGGCGCCGTACATCGTGGCGGCGTCGGGCGGCAACCAGACGGTCTACGTCGACCAACGCTCCGGAGGAGGGGCCTGGAAGAGCCTCGGCACCTTCTCGCTCAACGCCGGCACCTACAACGCCGTCGGCGTGAGCCGCTGGACCTCGGGCACGGGCCTCGTGATCGCTGACGCGGTCCGTATCAGCCGGGTCTGA